One window of Legionella pneumophila subsp. pneumophila str. Philadelphia 1 genomic DNA carries:
- the rplA gene encoding 50S ribosomal protein L1 translates to MSKLTKKQKKIAEVIKPNQLYTVADAVAILKQFASKKFRESLDISINLGVDPRKSDQVVRSSTNLPKGTGKTVRVAVFAQGDNAAKATAAGADIVGFEDLADKIKAGEMNFDVVIATPDAMRIVGQLGQILGPRGLMPNPKVGTVTTNVEAAVNDAKSGQVRYRTDKNGIIHCTVGKADFAPEDVLENVVALINDLKKAKPASSKGQYLKKISLSTTMGPGLPIDISSIPV, encoded by the coding sequence ATGTCAAAATTAACTAAGAAACAAAAGAAAATAGCGGAAGTTATTAAGCCAAATCAACTCTATACAGTTGCTGATGCTGTAGCTATTCTAAAGCAATTTGCATCAAAAAAATTTCGTGAGAGCCTTGATATCAGTATTAATTTAGGAGTTGATCCTCGTAAGTCGGATCAAGTAGTACGATCTTCCACCAATCTGCCAAAAGGTACAGGAAAAACAGTACGAGTTGCCGTTTTTGCCCAAGGTGATAATGCTGCTAAAGCAACTGCTGCAGGTGCCGATATAGTCGGGTTTGAAGATCTGGCTGATAAAATCAAAGCAGGCGAAATGAATTTTGATGTTGTTATTGCAACTCCAGATGCTATGAGAATCGTAGGTCAGCTCGGACAGATTTTGGGACCGAGGGGACTTATGCCCAATCCTAAGGTTGGAACAGTAACAACTAACGTGGAAGCAGCGGTTAATGATGCTAAATCAGGACAAGTAAGATATAGAACTGATAAAAATGGAATCATTCATTGTACTGTTGGAAAGGCAGATTTTGCTCCTGAAGATGTTCTTGAAAACGTAGTTGCGTTAATCAATGATCTGAAGAAGGCAAAGCCAGCATCCTCTAAAGGGCAATATCTGAAGAAAATATCTTTATCTACAACAATGGGACCTGGGTTACCTATTGATATTTCATCAATACCTGTGTAA
- the secE gene encoding preprotein translocase subunit SecE — protein MKSSNENQGKMKDIMSWLAIILATAGAFVCTYYYTFTGPIQSIIWLAWLILILFLGYLTTTGKRVFVFAQEAKVELLKVVWPTRQETIQTTTIVMVMVGLTGFILWGVDSIMMWAIAKLTHLG, from the coding sequence ATGAAAAGTTCAAACGAAAATCAAGGTAAGATGAAAGATATAATGTCCTGGCTAGCTATCATATTAGCTACGGCAGGAGCTTTTGTATGTACTTACTATTATACGTTCACAGGACCAATTCAATCGATAATATGGCTTGCTTGGCTTATTTTGATCCTTTTCTTGGGTTACTTAACAACAACAGGTAAAAGAGTCTTTGTGTTTGCGCAAGAAGCAAAAGTTGAATTATTAAAAGTGGTTTGGCCTACACGGCAAGAAACAATACAAACAACTACTATAGTAATGGTGATGGTTGGATTGACAGGATTTATACTCTGGGGAGTAGATTCAATCATGATGTGGGCAATTGCTAAGTTAACACATTTAGGGTGA
- the tuf gene encoding elongation factor Tu, whose translation MAKEKFERKKPHVNVGTIGHVDHGKTTLTAAITTIMAKKYGGTAKAYDQIDAAPEERERGITISTAHVEYESASRHYAHVDCPGHADYVKNMITGAAQMDGAILVVSAADGPMPQTREHILLSRQVGVPYIVVFMNKADMVDDPELLELVEMEVRDLLSSYDFPGDDIPIVVGSALKALEGEDSDIGVKAIEKLVETMDSYIPEPVRNIDKPFLLPIEDVFSISGRGTVVTGRVESGIVKVGEEVEIVGIRDTQKTTCTGVEMFRKLLDEGRAGDNVGVLLRGTKRDEVERGQVLAKPGTIKPHTKFEAEVYVLSKEEGGRHTPFFNGYRPQFYFRTTDVTGTCDLPSGVEMVMPGDNVQLVVSLHAPIAMDEGLRFAIREGGRTVGAGVVAKIIE comes from the coding sequence ATGGCGAAGGAAAAATTTGAACGTAAGAAGCCGCACGTAAACGTGGGCACGATTGGTCACGTAGACCATGGTAAGACGACATTGACAGCAGCTATTACAACGATTATGGCGAAGAAATATGGTGGTACAGCGAAGGCGTACGATCAAATTGATGCTGCGCCAGAAGAAAGAGAGCGTGGGATTACTATTTCTACAGCACATGTTGAATACGAATCAGCGAGCAGACATTATGCACACGTAGACTGCCCGGGACATGCTGACTATGTTAAGAACATGATTACTGGTGCTGCGCAAATGGACGGAGCGATACTGGTTGTATCAGCAGCTGATGGTCCTATGCCACAAACGAGGGAACACATTCTATTGTCTCGCCAGGTAGGTGTTCCATATATTGTTGTGTTCATGAACAAAGCGGATATGGTTGATGACCCTGAGTTATTAGAGTTAGTGGAAATGGAAGTGCGAGATTTATTAAGCAGTTACGATTTCCCAGGGGATGACATACCTATTGTTGTTGGTTCAGCTTTGAAAGCATTGGAAGGTGAAGACAGTGATATAGGCGTTAAGGCTATTGAGAAATTGGTTGAAACAATGGATTCATACATTCCTGAGCCAGTTAGAAACATAGACAAGCCATTTTTGTTGCCGATTGAAGACGTATTTTCAATTTCTGGACGCGGAACAGTGGTAACTGGTCGTGTAGAGAGTGGAATTGTTAAAGTTGGTGAGGAAGTTGAAATTGTTGGAATAAGAGACACCCAAAAGACGACTTGTACGGGTGTTGAGATGTTCCGTAAATTACTTGATGAAGGTCGAGCTGGTGATAACGTTGGTGTGTTATTACGAGGTACGAAGCGAGATGAAGTGGAGCGTGGACAGGTATTGGCGAAGCCAGGAACCATCAAGCCACACACCAAGTTTGAAGCAGAAGTGTATGTATTATCCAAGGAAGAAGGCGGACGTCACACTCCATTCTTTAATGGATACCGTCCACAATTCTATTTCAGAACCACTGACGTGACAGGTACTTGTGACTTGCCATCAGGAGTTGAAATGGTAATGCCTGGAGATAATGTGCAATTAGTTGTTAGCTTGCATGCTCCGATTGCGATGGATGAAGGTTTAAGATTCGCAATTAGAGAGGGTGGCCGAACTGTTGGCGCCGGTGTAGTCGCTAAAATAATCGAGTAA
- the nusG gene encoding transcription termination/antitermination protein NusG, producing MVEENKAKQWYVVHAYSGYENFVMREITSRAKHHNLQDKIGEVVVPSEEVVEMRSGQKRKSTRKFFPGYVLVHMVMDDQTWHMVRGIPRVLGFIGGTSQTPTPISDKEAQAIMQRVEDGVTKPRPKILFEPGEVIRVKEGPFVDFNGVVEEVNYEKNRLRVAVLIFGRSTPVELEFSQVEKT from the coding sequence ATGGTTGAGGAAAACAAAGCAAAACAGTGGTACGTTGTACATGCCTATTCAGGATATGAAAATTTTGTCATGCGCGAAATAACATCTCGTGCAAAACACCACAATTTACAAGATAAAATAGGCGAGGTAGTTGTACCTTCAGAAGAAGTTGTTGAAATGCGTTCAGGCCAAAAGCGTAAAAGTACCCGCAAATTTTTCCCAGGCTATGTACTCGTTCATATGGTAATGGATGATCAAACATGGCACATGGTTAGAGGCATACCCAGAGTTCTAGGCTTTATTGGAGGAACCAGCCAAACCCCGACTCCGATTTCTGATAAAGAAGCTCAGGCCATTATGCAACGAGTTGAAGATGGCGTAACTAAGCCAAGGCCAAAGATACTATTTGAGCCTGGAGAAGTAATCAGAGTGAAAGAAGGTCCATTTGTTGACTTTAATGGAGTTGTTGAAGAGGTCAATTATGAGAAAAACAGACTAAGAGTCGCCGTTCTTATTTTTGGACGCTCAACTCCAGTAGAACTTGAGTTCAGTCAAGTAGAAAAAACATAA
- the rplK gene encoding 50S ribosomal protein L11: protein MAKKVEAYIKLQIPAGKANPSPPVGPALGQRGVNIMEFCKAFNAATQQMEQGLPIPVVITVYSDRSFTFITKTPPASVLLKKAAGIQSGSGTPNTKKVAKLNVSQLEEIAKVKKPDLTAADLAAAVRSIAGTARSMGIEVEGLE from the coding sequence ATGGCAAAAAAAGTAGAAGCATATATTAAATTACAGATTCCTGCAGGAAAAGCAAATCCTAGCCCTCCAGTTGGACCTGCTTTAGGTCAACGTGGGGTAAATATTATGGAATTCTGTAAAGCATTCAATGCTGCGACACAGCAAATGGAACAAGGTCTGCCTATTCCAGTTGTTATCACTGTATATAGTGATCGTAGTTTTACCTTTATAACCAAGACCCCTCCAGCTTCAGTTCTTCTGAAAAAGGCTGCTGGTATTCAAAGCGGAAGTGGCACACCAAATACTAAAAAAGTAGCCAAACTGAATGTTAGTCAACTTGAAGAAATTGCTAAGGTCAAGAAACCTGATCTGACAGCGGCTGATCTAGCAGCGGCAGTAAGAAGTATTGCAGGTACAGCACGCAGCATGGGTATTGAAGTTGAAGGTTTGGAATAA